A region of Burkholderiales bacterium JOSHI_001 DNA encodes the following proteins:
- a CDS encoding ribosomal protein S3 (PFAM: KH domain; Ribosomal protein S3, C-terminal domain; Ribosomal protein S3, N-terminal domain~TIGRFAM: ribosomal protein S3, bacterial type): protein MGQKIHPTGFRLPVTRAWASRWYAGSKNFATMLAEDLAVREYLKKKLKNAAVSRILIERPAKNARITIFSARPGVVIGKKGEDIENLKAELARRLKVPVAVNIEEVRKPEIDAQLISESITQQLEKRIMFRRAMKRAMQNAMRLGAQGIKIMSAGRLNGIEIARTEWYREGRVPLHTLRADIDYGFSEAKTTYGVIGVKVWVYRGDHLGRGEAPAATEPKGQDDDRRQRRGPRPGGPGGPGAPGGRGRPDDRGPRGPRSDAPPAPAGDAPKQPAVKRVRKAVAPTGGETKGE, encoded by the coding sequence ATGGGACAAAAAATCCATCCGACCGGCTTCCGCCTTCCCGTCACGCGTGCCTGGGCTTCGCGCTGGTACGCCGGCAGCAAGAACTTCGCCACCATGCTGGCCGAAGACCTGGCTGTGCGTGAGTACCTGAAGAAGAAGCTCAAGAACGCCGCCGTCTCGCGCATCCTGATCGAGCGCCCCGCCAAGAACGCGCGCATCACCATCTTCTCGGCGCGTCCGGGCGTGGTGATCGGCAAGAAGGGCGAGGACATCGAAAACCTGAAGGCCGAGCTCGCCCGCCGCCTGAAGGTCCCGGTGGCCGTGAACATCGAGGAAGTGCGCAAGCCCGAAATCGATGCCCAGCTGATCAGCGAGTCCATCACCCAGCAGCTGGAAAAGCGCATCATGTTCCGCCGCGCCATGAAGCGCGCGATGCAGAACGCCATGCGCCTGGGTGCCCAGGGCATCAAGATCATGAGTGCCGGCCGCCTGAACGGCATCGAAATCGCCCGCACCGAGTGGTACCGCGAAGGTCGCGTGCCGCTGCACACGCTGCGCGCCGACATCGACTACGGCTTCTCCGAGGCCAAGACCACCTACGGCGTCATCGGCGTGAAGGTGTGGGTCTACCGTGGTGACCACCTGGGCCGCGGTGAGGCGCCTGCCGCCACCGAACCCAAGGGCCAGGATGACGACCGCCGCCAGCGCCGTGGTCCGCGCCCCGGCGGCCCTGGTGGCCCCGGTGCCCCGGGTGGCCGTGGCCGTCCCGACGATCGTGGCCCGCGTGGCCCGCGCAGCGACGCACCCCCGGCCCCTGCCGGCGATGCGCCCAAGCAACCTGCCGTGAAGCGCGTGCGCAAAGCCGTCGCGCCCACCGGTGGCGAAACCAAGGGAGAGTGA
- a CDS encoding ribosomal protein L16 (PFAM: Ribosomal protein L16p/L10e~TIGRFAM: ribosomal protein L16, bacterial/organelle), translating to MLQPARRKYRKEQKGRNTGVATRGAAVSFGEFGLKATERGRITARQIEAARRAISRHIKRGGRIFIRIFPDKPISQKPAEVRMGNGKGNPEYYVAEITPGKVLYEINGVPEALAREAFTLAAAKLPLRCTFVARQVGA from the coding sequence ATGCTGCAACCAGCTCGCCGCAAATACCGCAAGGAACAGAAGGGCCGCAACACCGGCGTCGCCACCCGTGGCGCTGCCGTGTCCTTCGGCGAATTCGGCCTGAAGGCCACCGAGCGCGGCCGCATCACCGCGCGCCAGATCGAAGCGGCGCGTCGTGCGATCAGCCGCCACATCAAGCGCGGCGGCCGCATCTTCATTCGCATCTTCCCCGACAAGCCGATCTCGCAAAAGCCGGCCGAAGTCCGCATGGGCAACGGCAAGGGCAACCCCGAGTACTACGTGGCCGAGATCACCCCGGGCAAGGTGCTGTACGAAATCAACGGCGTGCCCGAGGCGCTGGCCCGCGAGGCCTTCACCCTGGCCGCCGCCAAGCTGCCCCTGCGTTGCACCTTCGTGGCGCGCCAGGTCGGCGCTTGA
- a CDS encoding ribosomal protein L29 (PFAM: Ribosomal L29 protein~TIGRFAM: ribosomal protein L29) codes for MKASELRTKDVAALEKEVLDLLKAHFGLRMQKGTQQLGNHSQLGNTRRDIARAKTILAEKKRSAAK; via the coding sequence ATGAAAGCATCCGAACTGCGCACCAAGGACGTGGCCGCGCTGGAAAAGGAAGTGCTGGACCTGTTAAAGGCCCACTTCGGCCTGCGCATGCAAAAGGGCACCCAGCAACTGGGCAACCATTCGCAGCTGGGCAACACCCGCCGTGACATCGCCCGCGCCAAGACCATCCTGGCCGAGAAGAAGAGGAGCGCCGCCAAATGA
- a CDS encoding 30S ribosomal protein S17 (PFAM: Ribosomal protein S17~TIGRFAM: 30S ribosomal protein S17) → MSEAQQTAAKAKVSRTLVGKVVSDKRAKTVTVLVERRVTHELYGKIVGKSSKYHAHDEKGEYKMGDMVEIAESRPISKTKNWVVTRLVEKARLV, encoded by the coding sequence ATGAGCGAAGCCCAGCAAACGGCCGCCAAGGCCAAGGTTTCCCGCACCCTGGTGGGCAAGGTCGTCAGCGACAAGCGCGCCAAGACCGTCACCGTGCTGGTGGAGCGCCGTGTCACGCACGAGCTCTACGGCAAGATCGTCGGCAAGTCGAGCAAGTACCACGCGCACGACGAAAAGGGTGAGTACAAGATGGGCGACATGGTGGAAATCGCCGAGAGCCGCCCCATCAGCAAGACCAAGAACTGGGTGGTGACCCGCCTGGTCGAGAAGGCCCGTCTGGTCTGA
- a CDS encoding peroxiredoxin (PFAM: Redoxin), with the protein MIKVGDKLPAGKLMEFIEVEGDGCSLGPNEFDIAKETAGKTIAIFGLPGAYTPTCSAKHVPGYVEQYSALKAAGVDEIWCVSVNDAFVMGAWGRDQKTAGKVRMMADGSADFAKATGLTLDLTARGMGLRSNRYSMLVVDGVVKTLNVEAPAKFEVSDALTMLKQAKG; encoded by the coding sequence ATGATCAAGGTCGGTGACAAGCTGCCCGCGGGCAAGCTGATGGAATTCATCGAGGTGGAAGGCGATGGCTGCAGCCTGGGCCCGAACGAGTTCGACATCGCCAAGGAAACTGCGGGCAAGACCATCGCCATCTTCGGCCTGCCCGGCGCCTACACGCCCACCTGCTCGGCCAAGCACGTGCCGGGCTATGTGGAGCAGTACAGCGCGCTCAAGGCCGCGGGTGTGGACGAGATCTGGTGCGTGTCGGTGAACGACGCCTTCGTGATGGGCGCCTGGGGCCGCGACCAAAAGACGGCCGGCAAGGTGCGCATGATGGCCGATGGCTCGGCCGACTTCGCCAAGGCCACCGGCCTGACCCTGGACCTGACCGCGCGTGGCATGGGCCTGCGCAGCAACCGCTATTCGATGCTGGTGGTGGACGGCGTGGTGAAGACGCTCAACGTGGAAGCACCCGCCAAGTTCGAGGTCAGCGACGCGCTGACGATGCTGAAACAGGCCAAGGGCTGA
- a CDS encoding ribosomal protein L14 (PFAM: Ribosomal protein L14p/L23e~TIGRFAM: ribosomal protein L14, bacterial/organelle), with protein MIQMQSRLDVADNTGAKSVQCIKVLGGSKRRYAGIGDVIKVSIKEAAPRGRVKKGEVYSAVVVRTAKGVRRQDGSLIKFDGNAAVLLNAKLEPIGTRIFGPVTRELRTERFMKIVSLAPEVL; from the coding sequence ATGATCCAAATGCAATCGCGACTTGATGTCGCTGACAACACGGGTGCCAAGTCCGTCCAGTGCATCAAGGTACTGGGTGGTTCCAAGCGCCGCTATGCCGGCATTGGCGACGTCATCAAGGTGTCGATCAAGGAAGCCGCGCCGCGTGGTCGCGTGAAGAAGGGCGAGGTCTATTCCGCCGTGGTGGTTCGAACCGCCAAGGGCGTGCGTCGTCAGGACGGCTCGCTGATCAAGTTCGACGGCAATGCCGCCGTGCTGCTGAATGCCAAGCTGGAGCCGATCGGCACCCGCATCTTCGGGCCGGTGACGCGCGAGTTGCGCACCGAGCGCTTCATGAAGATCGTGTCGCTGGCGCCCGAGGTGCTGTAA
- a CDS encoding ribosomal protein L24 (PFAM: KOW motif~TIGRFAM: ribosomal protein L24, bacterial/organelle) translates to MNKIRKGDQVIVTTGRDKGKRGTVTQRVDDDRIIVEGVNVVKKHVKPNPLKGATGGVVDKTMPIRQSNVAIFNPATGKADRVGIKLLSDAEKQARKTKDNGVRVYKSSGEEIKA, encoded by the coding sequence ATGAACAAGATTCGCAAAGGCGACCAGGTCATCGTGACCACCGGTCGCGACAAGGGCAAGCGCGGCACCGTGACCCAGCGCGTGGACGACGACCGCATCATCGTCGAAGGCGTCAACGTGGTGAAGAAGCACGTGAAGCCGAACCCGCTGAAGGGCGCCACCGGTGGTGTGGTCGACAAGACCATGCCCATCCGGCAGTCCAACGTGGCCATCTTCAACCCGGCCACGGGCAAGGCGGACCGCGTGGGCATCAAGCTGCTCAGCGACGCTGAAAAGCAAGCCCGCAAGACCAAGGACAACGGCGTTCGCGTCTACAAGTCCAGCGGTGAAGAGATCAAGGCGTAA
- a CDS encoding ribosomal protein L5 (PFAM: ribosomal L5P family C-terminus; Ribosomal protein L5), with amino-acid sequence MARLQEFYREKVVPDLMAKFGFKSVMQVPRLQKITLNMGVSEAVSDKKVMDHAVGDLTKIAGQKPVVTKSKKAIAAFKIRDNVPIGCMVTLRGVHMYEFLDRFVTIALPRVRDFRGISGRAFDGRGNYNIGVKEQIIFPEIEYDKIDAIRGLNISITTSAKTDDECKALLSAFRFPFKN; translated from the coding sequence ATGGCTCGTCTGCAAGAGTTCTACCGCGAGAAGGTCGTGCCCGACCTGATGGCCAAGTTCGGCTTCAAGTCCGTGATGCAGGTGCCCCGCCTGCAGAAGATCACGCTGAACATGGGCGTGTCGGAAGCGGTTTCCGACAAGAAGGTGATGGACCACGCCGTGGGCGACCTCACCAAGATCGCCGGCCAGAAGCCGGTGGTCACCAAGAGCAAGAAGGCCATTGCGGCCTTCAAGATCCGCGACAACGTGCCTATCGGCTGCATGGTCACGCTGCGTGGCGTGCACATGTACGAATTCCTGGACCGCTTCGTCACCATCGCGCTGCCGCGTGTGCGTGACTTCCGCGGCATCTCCGGCCGGGCCTTCGACGGCCGCGGCAACTACAACATCGGGGTGAAGGAACAGATCATCTTCCCGGAAATCGAGTACGACAAGATCGACGCGATCCGCGGGTTGAACATTTCCATCACTACCAGCGCGAAGACCGACGACGAGTGCAAGGCACTGCTGTCGGCCTTCCGCTTCCCGTTCAAGAACTAA
- a CDS encoding ribosomal protein S14 (PFAM: Ribosomal protein S14p/S29e), with protein MAKTSLIQREEKREKLVAKFAKKYAELKAVANDAQKSDEERYAARLELQKLPRNANPTRLRNRCGLTGRPRGTFRKFGLGRMKIRELAFKGDIPGIIKASW; from the coding sequence ATGGCCAAAACCTCCCTGATCCAGCGCGAAGAAAAGCGCGAGAAGCTGGTCGCCAAGTTCGCCAAGAAGTACGCCGAGCTCAAGGCCGTCGCGAACGACGCCCAGAAGAGCGACGAAGAGCGTTACGCCGCGCGCCTGGAGCTGCAGAAGCTGCCGCGCAATGCCAACCCCACCCGTCTGCGCAACCGCTGTGGCCTCACCGGCCGCCCGCGTGGCACGTTCCGCAAGTTCGGCCTGGGCCGCATGAAGATCCGTGAGCTCGCCTTCAAGGGCGACATCCCGGGCATCATCAAGGCCAGCTGGTAA
- a CDS encoding ribosomal protein S8 (PFAM: Ribosomal protein S8): MSMSDPIADMLTRIRNAQAVEKAIVAMPASKLKVAIAQVLKDEGYIDGFQVKADGAKSELQITLKYYAGRPVIERIERVSRPGLRVYKGRDAIPSVMNGLGVAIVTTPKGVMTDRKARQTGVGGEVLCYVA; this comes from the coding sequence ATGAGCATGAGTGACCCCATCGCCGACATGCTGACGCGCATCCGCAATGCGCAGGCAGTCGAAAAGGCGATCGTGGCAATGCCCGCTTCCAAGCTGAAGGTGGCCATCGCCCAGGTGCTGAAGGACGAAGGCTACATCGACGGCTTCCAGGTGAAGGCGGATGGCGCGAAGAGCGAACTCCAAATCACCCTGAAGTACTACGCCGGCCGCCCCGTCATCGAGCGCATCGAACGCGTCAGCCGCCCCGGCCTGCGCGTCTACAAGGGCCGTGACGCCATCCCCAGCGTGATGAACGGCCTGGGTGTGGCCATCGTCACCACGCCCAAGGGTGTGATGACCGACCGCAAGGCGCGCCAGACCGGTGTCGGTGGCGAAGTGCTTTGCTACGTGGCCTAA
- a CDS encoding ribosomal protein L6, bacterial type (PFAM: Ribosomal protein L6~TIGRFAM: ribosomal protein L6, bacterial type), giving the protein MSRVGKMPIAIPKGVDVQITADQITVKGSNGTLTRTANALVTVKNDNGTLNFAPANDSVAANAMSGTMRALVNNMVNGVAKGFEKKLNLVGVGFRAQAQGQKLNLQIGFSHPVVKDMPAGIKVECPTQTEILIKGADRQVVGQIAAEVRAIRPPEPYKGKGIRYSDERVALKETKKK; this is encoded by the coding sequence ATGTCCCGCGTAGGAAAGATGCCGATCGCCATCCCCAAGGGTGTGGATGTGCAGATCACGGCCGACCAGATCACCGTCAAGGGCAGCAACGGCACGCTCACGCGCACCGCCAACGCCCTGGTCACGGTCAAGAACGACAACGGCACGCTGAACTTCGCCCCGGCGAACGATTCGGTGGCGGCCAACGCGATGAGCGGCACCATGCGCGCTCTCGTGAACAACATGGTCAACGGCGTGGCCAAGGGCTTCGAGAAGAAGCTCAACCTGGTGGGCGTGGGCTTCCGGGCCCAGGCGCAAGGCCAGAAGCTGAACCTGCAGATCGGGTTCAGCCACCCCGTGGTGAAGGACATGCCCGCCGGCATCAAGGTGGAATGCCCGACCCAGACCGAAATCCTGATCAAGGGTGCCGACCGCCAGGTGGTGGGCCAGATCGCCGCCGAAGTGCGCGCCATCCGCCCGCCCGAGCCCTACAAGGGCAAGGGCATCCGTTATTCCGATGAGCGCGTCGCGCTCAAGGAAACCAAGAAGAAGTAA
- a CDS encoding ribosomal protein L18, bacterial type (PFAM: Ribosomal L18p/L5e family~TIGRFAM: ribosomal protein L18, bacterial type), with the protein MLNKKEQRTRRSRQTRARIAKQNVARLAVFRSNLHIYASVISDDGAKVLATASTAEKAVRDELGGNGKGGNAAAAAIVGKRIAEKAKAAGVDKVAFDRSGFAYHGRVKALAEAAREAGLQF; encoded by the coding sequence ATGCTGAACAAGAAAGAACAGCGTACGCGCCGCTCCCGCCAGACCCGCGCGCGCATCGCCAAGCAGAACGTGGCCCGACTGGCCGTGTTCCGCAGCAACCTGCACATCTACGCCAGCGTCATCTCCGACGACGGCGCCAAGGTGCTGGCCACGGCCTCCACGGCCGAGAAGGCTGTGCGCGACGAACTCGGTGGCAACGGCAAGGGTGGCAATGCCGCCGCGGCTGCCATCGTGGGCAAGCGCATCGCCGAGAAGGCCAAGGCCGCCGGCGTGGACAAGGTGGCGTTCGACCGTTCGGGCTTTGCCTACCACGGCCGCGTGAAAGCGCTGGCCGAAGCGGCGCGCGAAGCCGGTCTGCAGTTCTGA
- a CDS encoding ribosomal protein S5 (PFAM: Ribosomal protein S5, N-terminal domain; Ribosomal protein S5, C-terminal domain~TIGRFAM: ribosomal protein S5, bacterial/organelle type) produces MAKFTPRAQTEGNDDGLKEKMIAVNRVTKVVKGGRTLSFAALTVVGDGDGRVGMGKGKAKEVPVAVQKAMESARRNMVKVSLKNGTLHHNVSGEHGAARVMMAPAKPGDGIIAGGPMRAVFEVMGVTDIVAKSHGSSNPYNMVRATLDALKRSTTAAEVAAKRGKSVEDLFN; encoded by the coding sequence ATGGCGAAATTCACTCCCCGCGCCCAGACCGAAGGCAATGACGACGGCCTGAAGGAAAAGATGATTGCGGTGAACCGCGTCACCAAGGTGGTCAAGGGCGGCCGCACGCTGAGCTTTGCAGCCCTGACCGTGGTGGGCGATGGCGACGGCCGCGTCGGCATGGGCAAGGGCAAGGCCAAGGAAGTGCCCGTGGCTGTGCAGAAGGCCATGGAATCGGCCCGCCGCAACATGGTGAAGGTGAGCCTGAAGAACGGCACCCTGCACCACAACGTGTCCGGCGAGCATGGCGCAGCGCGCGTGATGATGGCCCCGGCCAAGCCCGGCGACGGCATCATTGCCGGTGGCCCCATGCGCGCGGTGTTCGAAGTGATGGGCGTGACCGACATCGTGGCCAAGAGCCATGGTTCGAGCAACCCTTACAACATGGTGCGGGCCACGCTCGATGCGCTCAAGCGCTCCACCACCGCTGCGGAAGTGGCGGCCAAGCGCGGCAAGTCGGTTGAAGACCTCTTCAACTGA
- a CDS encoding ribosomal protein L30 (PFAM: Ribosomal protein L30p/L7e~TIGRFAM: ribosomal protein L30, bacterial/organelle) encodes MSDKKTLQVKLVRSPIGCKQSHRDTVRGLGLRRVNSVSTLEDTPAVRGMINKIAYLVLVL; translated from the coding sequence ATGTCTGACAAGAAAACCCTCCAGGTCAAGCTCGTGCGCAGCCCTATCGGCTGCAAGCAGTCCCACCGCGACACCGTGCGCGGCCTGGGCCTGCGCCGCGTGAACAGCGTTTCCACGCTGGAAGACACGCCGGCCGTGCGCGGCATGATCAACAAGATCGCCTACCTGGTGCTGGTGCTGTAA
- a CDS encoding ribosomal protein L15 (PFAM: Ribosomal protein L18e/L15~TIGRFAM: ribosomal protein L15, bacterial/organelle) → MQLNTIKPSAGAKKARRRVGRGIGSGLGKTAGRGHNGQKSRAGGFHKVGFEGGQMPLQRRLPKRGFKSAQLKYNAEVTLSDLQTLGADEVDLLTLKSAGLVRQLIKVVKVIKSGELSRKVVLKGIGATAGAKAAIEAAGGSLA, encoded by the coding sequence ATGCAACTCAACACCATCAAGCCCAGCGCTGGCGCCAAGAAGGCTCGCCGCCGCGTGGGTCGTGGCATCGGCAGTGGCCTGGGCAAGACCGCGGGCCGTGGCCACAACGGCCAGAAGTCCCGCGCCGGTGGTTTCCACAAGGTGGGCTTCGAAGGCGGTCAGATGCCGCTGCAGCGTCGCCTGCCCAAGCGCGGCTTCAAGTCGGCGCAGCTGAAGTACAACGCCGAAGTCACCCTGTCGGACCTGCAGACCCTGGGCGCGGACGAGGTGGACCTGCTCACGCTGAAGTCCGCCGGCCTGGTGCGCCAGCTGATCAAGGTGGTGAAGGTCATCAAGTCGGGTGAACTCTCCCGCAAGGTGGTCCTGAAGGGCATCGGCGCCACCGCCGGCGCCAAGGCCGCGATCGAAGCCGCGGGCGGCTCGCTGGCCTGA